A single genomic interval of Oncorhynchus nerka isolate Pitt River unplaced genomic scaffold, Oner_Uvic_2.0 unplaced_scaffold_1159, whole genome shotgun sequence harbors:
- the LOC135569816 gene encoding ephrin-B2a-like yields the protein MDVCRQRVMGRSVMSLWAIVMSLWAIVMSLGAIVMSLWAIVNLSPSCSAVVLDSVYWNSSNPKFSPGQGLVLFPQIGDKMDIVCPRVRPGVVENKEPEYYRVYLVTREQLHSCSISQSDTPLLNCDKPDRDVKFTFKFQEFSPNLWGLEFFKGREYYITSTSTSSLQGMDNTDGGVCRATSMKLVLRVGQSSSKPLPLPEESPTRFAPQHPEAPDNELPIKDNDVTNNAGDIDTEGGSIGSEVGLFVGVACGIVLLLLVIVVLLMVVWRYHRRHATPDRDVQQSLSLNTLATPKRDSYGGSSEDIRSEPSHAVFPPRPSDSVFCRHHERVSGDYRHPVYMVQEMPPQSPTNIYYKV from the exons ATGGATGTTTGCCGGCAGCGTGTGATGGGGAGGtccgtgatgtcattatgggctattgtgatgtcattatgggctattgtgatgtcattaggggctattgtgatgtcattatgggctattgtcaACCTGAGTCCCAGCTGCTCTGCTGTCGTCCTGGACTCCGTCTATTGGAATTCTTCAAATCCCAA GTTCTCTCCTGGACAGGGGCTGGTCCTGTTCCCTCAGATAGGGGATAAAATGGACATTGTGTGTCCCCGGGTGAGGCCAGGGGTGGTGGAGAACAAGGAACCGGAGTACTACCGCGTGTACCTGGTGACCCGGGAACAACTCCACAGCTGCAGCATCAGCCAATCGGACACCCCGTTACTCAACTGTGACAAGCCGGACAGAGACGTGAAGTTCACCTTCAAGTTCCAGGAGTTCAGCCCTAATCTCTGGGGCCTGGAGTTTTTCAAGGGAAGGGAATACTATATCACCT cgACCTCCACCAGCTCTCTACAGGGCATGGACAACACTGATGGAGGAGTGTGTAGAGCCACATCCATGAAGCTGGTACTGAGAGTAGGACAGA GTTCCTCCAAACCCCTTCCTCTCCCTGAAGAGTCTCCCACCAGGTTCGCCCCTCAGCACCCCGAGGCCCCAGACAACGAGCTTCCCATTAAAGACAATGATGTGACGAACAACGCTG GAGACATTGACACAGAAGGCGGATCCATCGGCTCTGAGGTCGGACTCTTCGTTGGCGTGGCCTGTGGCATCGTCCTCCTCCTATTGGTCATCGTGGTCCTACTGATGGTGGTGTGGCGGTACCACAGACGCCACGCCACGCCGGACAGGGACGTCCAACAGTCTCTGTCCCTCAACACCCTGGCCACGCCCAAGAGAGACAGCTACGGAGGGAGTAGCGAGGACATCCGGTCAGAGCCCAGCCACGCGGTGTTTCCTCCGAGGCCCTCTGACTCCGTGTTCTGTAGGCACCATGAGAGGGTCAGTGGAGACTACAGACATCCTGTTTATATGGTACAGGAGATGCCTCCACAGAGTCCTACTAATATATACTACAAGGTCTGA